A window from Chlamydia gallinacea 08-1274/3 encodes these proteins:
- the lptB gene encoding LPS export ABC transporter ATP-binding protein, whose amino-acid sequence MPVLSVCNLIKKYNKKPVTNDVSFEVNSGEVVGLLGPNGAGKTTAFYLTVGLIRPDSGKIIFKNKDITKKTMDYRARLGIGYLAQEPTVFKDLTVKENLICILEIIYKARKQQSHLLETLIDDLQLSSCINKKAGTLSGGERRRLEIACVLALNPSVLLLDEPFANVDPLVIQNVKYLIKILSSRGIGILITDHNAKELLSIADRCYLIIDGKIFFEGSSSQMISNPMVKQHYLGDSFSY is encoded by the coding sequence GTGCCTGTACTTTCTGTATGCAACTTAATAAAAAAATATAATAAAAAACCTGTGACTAATGATGTCTCTTTTGAAGTTAATTCAGGAGAAGTGGTAGGACTGTTGGGCCCCAATGGCGCGGGAAAAACAACTGCTTTTTATCTTACTGTAGGATTAATTCGCCCAGATTCAGGGAAAATTATTTTTAAAAATAAAGATATTACAAAAAAAACAATGGATTATCGTGCAAGACTCGGGATCGGTTATCTTGCTCAAGAACCTACAGTTTTTAAAGATTTGACAGTAAAAGAAAACCTCATCTGCATTTTAGAAATTATTTATAAAGCAAGAAAACAACAATCCCACCTGTTAGAAACCTTGATAGATGATCTTCAATTATCTTCATGCATCAATAAAAAAGCAGGCACCCTTTCTGGAGGAGAACGTCGGAGACTAGAAATTGCTTGTGTATTAGCACTTAATCCCAGTGTGCTCCTTTTAGATGAACCTTTTGCTAATGTGGATCCCCTTGTAATTCAAAATGTGAAGTACTTGATTAAAATCCTTTCTAGCCGCGGAATTGGTATTCTCATTACCGACCACAATGCTAAAGAGCTGCTTTCCATAGCAGATCGTTGCTATCTCATTATTGATGGAAAAATTTTCTTTGAAGGCTCCTCATCACAAATGATTTCCAATCCTATGGTAAAGCAACACTATCTTGGTGATTCTTTTTCCTACTAA
- the kdsA gene encoding 3-deoxy-8-phosphooctulonate synthase: MFSDKMLLIAGPCVIEEESTTIEIARKIQEIVTPYADRIHWIFKSSYDKANRSSIHSYRGPGLIQGLKILSNIKETLNVEILTDVHSPVEAQEAAQVCDILQIPAFLCRQTDLLVAAGETQATINIKKGQFLSPWDLHGPIEKILSTGNKKIILTERGYSFGYNNLVSDMRAIPILARHGFPVIFDGTHSVQLPGGRQTESGGQTEFIPALTRAALAAGAHGLFVEVHANPCTAKSDAASMLSLETFAELIASWDQLYSCVRSFTPALV, from the coding sequence ATGTTCTCAGATAAAATGCTACTCATTGCAGGTCCCTGCGTTATAGAAGAAGAGAGCACTACAATAGAAATCGCTAGGAAAATTCAAGAAATCGTTACCCCCTACGCGGATCGTATTCATTGGATTTTCAAAAGTAGTTACGATAAAGCCAACCGCTCTTCTATCCATTCATATCGTGGTCCTGGTCTCATACAAGGCCTAAAAATCCTGTCAAACATTAAAGAAACTCTAAATGTCGAAATCCTCACGGATGTACACTCGCCTGTCGAAGCGCAAGAAGCTGCTCAGGTGTGCGATATTTTGCAAATCCCCGCATTTTTATGCCGCCAAACAGATTTGCTCGTTGCTGCAGGAGAAACTCAAGCAACCATTAATATTAAAAAAGGACAGTTCCTTTCCCCTTGGGATCTCCATGGCCCGATTGAAAAAATTCTTTCCACAGGGAACAAAAAAATCATTCTTACAGAAAGAGGCTATTCTTTTGGATATAATAATCTGGTTTCAGATATGCGGGCTATTCCTATTTTAGCACGTCATGGCTTCCCCGTTATTTTTGATGGTACACATTCAGTACAGCTTCCAGGAGGACGACAAACAGAAAGTGGAGGCCAAACAGAATTTATCCCTGCATTAACGCGAGCAGCCTTAGCAGCAGGTGCGCACGGTCTTTTCGTTGAAGTACATGCAAATCCCTGCACAGCAAAAAGCGATGCAGCTTCTATGCTCTCCTTAGAAACTTTTGCAGAACTCATTGCTTCATGGGATCAGCTGTACTCTTGTGTACGTTCATTTACTCCGGCATTAGTATGA
- the rpsD gene encoding 30S ribosomal protein S4, with amino-acid sequence MARYCGPKNKIARRFGANLFGRSRNPLLRKPHPPGQHGMQRKKKSDYGLQLEEKQKLKACYGMLLEKQLVKAFKEVANKQGSVTKMFLERFECRLDNMVYRMGFAKTIFAAQQLVSHGHVLVNGKKVDRRSFFLRPGMQVSLKEKSKKMQSVKEALENKDESSLPSYISLDKAACKGELLISPEQDQIEAQLPLPIDVSVVCEFLSHRT; translated from the coding sequence ATGGCTCGATATTGTGGCCCTAAAAATAAAATAGCAAGGCGTTTTGGAGCGAATCTTTTTGGACGAAGCCGAAATCCTTTGTTGAGAAAGCCTCATCCTCCAGGTCAGCACGGTATGCAAAGAAAGAAAAAGTCTGACTATGGTCTACAGCTAGAGGAGAAGCAGAAATTAAAAGCATGTTATGGCATGCTTTTAGAAAAGCAGCTAGTTAAAGCATTTAAAGAAGTTGCTAATAAGCAAGGCAGCGTTACGAAAATGTTTTTGGAGAGATTTGAGTGTCGTCTCGATAACATGGTGTATCGTATGGGTTTTGCAAAGACAATTTTTGCTGCTCAGCAACTGGTTTCTCATGGACATGTTTTGGTAAATGGGAAGAAAGTAGATAGAAGATCGTTTTTTTTACGTCCAGGAATGCAGGTTTCTTTAAAAGAAAAGTCTAAGAAAATGCAGTCGGTAAAAGAAGCGTTAGAAAATAAAGATGAAAGTTCTTTACCCTCGTATATTTCTTTAGATAAAGCAGCGTGTAAGGGAGAGCTTTTAATTTCTCCTGAGCAAGATCAAATAGAAGCTCAACTTCCTCTACCCATTGATGTATCTGTTGTTTGCGAGTTTCTATCTCACAGAACCTAG
- a CDS encoding deoxyribonuclease IV, giving the protein MHLLPPPQIPVLGAHTSTSGGLHNALYEGQAIGASTVQLFTANQRQWRRRPLNGSLISSFKKALEETSLSYIMSHAGYLINPGSPNPEILEKSRICIKQEIEDCISLGINFVNFHPGAAVHDSKEACLDRIVSSFSLMAPLFEDSPDLIVLFETTAGQGTLVGSNFEELGYLIDKLKHRIPVGICIDTCHIFAAGYDITLPKGWEQVLKQFDAQIGLSYLRAFHLNDSLFPLGKHKDRHAPLGEGDIGIESFKFLMQDKQTKMVPKYLETPGGPQLWEKEIRLLRSFQN; this is encoded by the coding sequence ATACACCTACTCCCTCCTCCACAAATCCCAGTATTAGGCGCCCATACATCTACATCGGGAGGTTTGCACAACGCACTATATGAAGGACAGGCTATTGGTGCCTCTACTGTGCAACTATTCACAGCGAATCAAAGGCAGTGGCGTAGGCGTCCCTTGAATGGTTCTTTGATCTCTTCCTTTAAAAAAGCCCTAGAAGAGACATCTCTATCGTATATTATGAGCCATGCCGGCTATTTAATTAATCCGGGCTCTCCAAATCCAGAAATTTTAGAAAAAAGCCGTATCTGCATAAAGCAAGAAATTGAAGATTGCATATCTTTAGGCATCAATTTCGTTAATTTTCATCCTGGTGCAGCAGTGCATGACTCAAAAGAAGCTTGTCTGGACCGTATTGTTTCTAGTTTTTCTTTAATGGCACCTTTATTTGAAGACTCCCCCGATCTTATTGTTCTTTTTGAAACTACTGCTGGTCAAGGTACCTTAGTTGGCAGTAATTTTGAAGAACTTGGTTATCTTATAGACAAACTCAAACATCGCATTCCCGTAGGAATTTGTATCGATACTTGTCATATCTTTGCTGCTGGTTACGATATTACGTTACCCAAAGGATGGGAGCAAGTACTTAAACAATTTGATGCACAAATAGGTCTGTCCTATTTGCGCGCCTTTCATCTCAATGACTCCTTATTTCCTTTAGGAAAGCATAAAGATCGCCACGCTCCTCTTGGCGAAGGAGATATAGGTATAGAAAGTTTTAAATTTCTTATGCAAGATAAACAAACAAAAATGGTTCCAAAATATCTAGAAACCCCAGGAGGGCCACAGTTATGGGAAAAAGAAATTCGCCTGCTTCGTAGTTTTCAAAATTAA
- a CDS encoding DUF1137 domain-containing protein encodes MTKFWFYGLLCSLGILAIACFTMIAMIKVDSICDVSCMNKHFDTAPPFLKIKKLGVHKQITSPERRFFNCQVDKSCMELHLTSTNYVCKEALSKLAGHIHTQDLNKLMTFQGKGGMLNYQDCSLNIYDCSFHVDPIDPDPQIPKERVEGGMKTLSLSLFKK; translated from the coding sequence ATGACAAAATTTTGGTTCTACGGTTTGCTCTGCTCCTTAGGCATTTTAGCTATCGCCTGTTTTACTATGATTGCTATGATTAAAGTAGACAGTATCTGTGATGTCTCTTGTATGAACAAGCACTTTGATACAGCGCCTCCCTTCCTAAAAATCAAAAAATTAGGAGTTCACAAGCAAATTACTTCGCCAGAAAGAAGGTTTTTTAATTGCCAGGTGGATAAATCATGCATGGAGTTACACTTAACAAGCACGAATTATGTGTGTAAAGAAGCCTTATCCAAACTTGCAGGCCATATCCACACGCAAGATTTAAATAAATTAATGACTTTCCAAGGCAAAGGAGGAATGTTAAATTATCAAGATTGTTCACTCAATATTTATGACTGTTCCTTTCATGTGGATCCTATCGACCCAGATCCCCAAATTCCTAAGGAACGAGTTGAAGGCGGTATGAAAACTCTATCACTATCTCTATTCAAAAAGTAG
- a CDS encoding lipid II flippase MurJ, with amino-acid sequence MNKKDNEGSVASSLFNLLSGTFFSRVTGMLREIVMAAYFGADPLVAAFWLAFRTIFFLRKILGGPILGLAFIPHFEFLRSKDENRAAFFFRSFSKFFGWSACGFTLFIEIGLGIWLYYSQGSIADALLLTMILLPSGIFLMMYTVNSTLLHCEKRFLSVGLAPAIVNILWICTVFLARNSDPRQRIIRLSIILVFGFIIEWLVTVPGVRKFLGTATTQPKERDSIRALIAPLSLGLLSMGVFQMNLLSDMCLARYIHPIGPLYLMYSVRIQQLPVHLFGLGVFTVLLPAISRCVQDERHEEGYELMKFALNLTVSVMVIMTLGLLLLALPGVRILYEHGLFPTTAVYAIVEVLRGYSGSIIPMALIPLISVLFYARRHYTIPLVIGIIAAIGNMILNVLLGCWIIKHVAGLAYATSIASWGQLYYLWKYAAKHHPGYSGLMWITLRRSVKVIATVGLAFIVTIGLNIVTQTTYIIFIEPYTPLPWSLSSFVAQSTAFFSESVIFLAFLFGFAKLLRVEDLVNLTSFQYWKGRQSLLHSSQVMQDNQN; translated from the coding sequence ATGAATAAAAAAGATAACGAAGGATCGGTAGCCAGTTCCCTGTTTAACTTGCTTTCAGGAACCTTTTTCAGTCGGGTAACGGGGATGCTACGTGAAATCGTTATGGCTGCATATTTTGGAGCTGATCCCCTAGTAGCTGCTTTTTGGCTGGCTTTTCGTACGATTTTCTTTTTACGAAAGATTCTTGGAGGACCCATTTTAGGGCTCGCTTTTATTCCACATTTTGAGTTTTTACGATCTAAAGACGAAAATCGCGCAGCATTTTTTTTCCGTAGTTTCTCTAAATTTTTTGGTTGGAGTGCTTGTGGATTCACTTTGTTCATCGAAATAGGTTTAGGAATTTGGCTGTATTATTCGCAGGGAAGTATTGCTGATGCTCTTCTCTTGACAATGATTCTTCTTCCTTCAGGGATTTTTCTCATGATGTATACAGTGAATTCTACTTTATTACATTGTGAGAAGAGATTTCTCAGTGTGGGATTAGCTCCTGCTATTGTCAATATTTTGTGGATTTGTACCGTATTTTTAGCTAGAAATAGTGATCCAAGGCAAAGGATTATACGATTATCAATTATTCTTGTTTTTGGATTTATCATTGAGTGGTTAGTTACTGTTCCTGGAGTTAGAAAATTTTTAGGTACAGCAACAACACAGCCTAAGGAACGGGATAGTATTAGAGCATTGATTGCTCCATTATCGTTAGGACTGCTCTCTATGGGAGTATTTCAAATGAATCTTCTAAGCGATATGTGTTTAGCCCGCTATATTCATCCTATTGGTCCTCTCTATTTAATGTATTCTGTAAGAATACAACAGTTGCCTGTACATTTATTTGGGCTCGGAGTGTTTACAGTTCTATTACCTGCGATTTCTCGTTGTGTGCAGGATGAACGACATGAAGAAGGTTATGAATTAATGAAATTCGCTCTGAATCTTACAGTTTCTGTTATGGTCATTATGACACTAGGATTGTTATTGCTGGCTCTCCCTGGTGTGCGTATTTTATATGAACATGGTTTATTTCCTACCACAGCAGTATACGCTATTGTAGAAGTTTTACGTGGGTATAGTGGGAGCATTATTCCCATGGCGCTGATTCCTCTGATCTCCGTCCTATTTTATGCACGCCGCCATTATACAATACCCTTGGTCATTGGAATTATAGCCGCTATAGGCAACATGATTTTAAATGTGCTTTTAGGTTGTTGGATTATTAAACATGTCGCGGGACTTGCATATGCGACTTCGATTGCTTCTTGGGGACAGCTGTATTATCTATGGAAATATGCTGCGAAACATCATCCAGGATATTCCGGATTGATGTGGATCACTCTGAGGCGTTCTGTAAAGGTAATCGCCACAGTAGGTTTAGCCTTTATTGTGACCATTGGCTTGAACATTGTCACACAAACAACATACATTATTTTTATTGAGCCTTACACTCCCTTGCCTTGGTCGTTATCTTCATTTGTTGCTCAAAGTACAGCTTTTTTTTCTGAAAGCGTCATTTTCTTGGCTTTTTTGTTTGGTTTTGCAAAACTACTTCGCGTAGAAGATCTTGTAAACTTAACATCTTTTCAATATTGGAAAGGGCGTCAAAGTCTCTTGCACAGTTCACAAGTTATGCAAGATAATCAAAATTAG
- a CDS encoding CT620/CT621 family type III secretion system effector: MDISNSSFVSATYKKFSIVSSPLVAQKSQYLLESIFHYEKTEMERHAIQCLFHILDQKSDERYRQLVNKLHKGIHNQEIIGHSPSTTSLMQVTASVPSTGGTEPQTEDPYYNATKQKWAHDLLTQIQTVMTKILGQATADSSDKTSLQKIADEVNRLVTAGTQLTEADFSSLYGLPETIFTTVQKATIFTGAQKTEFVNELADCYGESQQLIQVFADSRIEGFRDVLNVVKSKLTTEEFESFLPLEEKLDDLKNAVQPYDENELNQIAQVGDDLSLAISESVLSRNDKIPLTDQLSWLYQDQVEALKSFDVVLSAVNFVNQHQASVFSTVSSLVESLMGVFSPINLGQANTGISSAALSGALQTVRAINSRFNELTKEQQTLVNNATKTLQSFHGDEYIGAIWAYFVASTALANNPTVTLQQVNSAVKEAAKEVENSSFELAKSLKTEMDAIAGANGSCTINNSSPAETYTIYSQSHGSVTINNILLNRGSIGFLPQVTTAAQGQAEATARAYFQFKGLALVEDAKLQTNIAEIQTQKQDFQTMQTNIYAEQLMSQAVGLKSMALPSAVATVLIDRYMPKEVDFLNEIYGQLYYSNLGSSVGNTVLDAISQYVNAATYFTFASYVGQQPAVGVGSSSSADNKDVFPGSAESALSKLNTEREKAAAYLKSTQDALVVIGEQVDRVNADDKITNEQRTRILDTLENYKDNLNSISGSLVLLQNYLSPLSVTEGTVAGTFKVTGGQDQWQSRLEILEDALISGLPGNAIGGGMFPVQALVQSDQQSYADMGQNYQLELQMHLTSMQQEWTVVATSLQLLNQMYLSLARSLVG; the protein is encoded by the coding sequence ATGGATATTTCGAATAGTTCTTTTGTTTCAGCAACTTATAAAAAGTTCTCTATTGTATCTAGTCCTCTAGTAGCGCAAAAATCACAGTACTTATTAGAAAGTATTTTTCATTATGAAAAGACTGAGATGGAGCGGCATGCTATTCAATGTTTATTCCATATTTTGGATCAAAAATCTGACGAAAGATACAGACAACTTGTGAATAAGTTGCATAAAGGGATCCATAATCAAGAAATCATAGGCCACTCTCCCTCTACAACTTCTCTTATGCAAGTAACAGCTTCAGTTCCTTCTACAGGAGGAACCGAACCACAAACCGAGGATCCGTATTATAATGCGACAAAACAGAAATGGGCACATGATCTCTTAACGCAAATTCAGACTGTTATGACGAAAATTTTAGGTCAGGCAACAGCAGATTCTTCAGATAAGACTTCCCTACAAAAAATTGCTGATGAGGTAAATCGTTTAGTTACTGCGGGAACACAATTAACGGAGGCAGATTTTTCGAGTTTATATGGTTTGCCAGAAACCATTTTCACTACTGTACAAAAAGCAACTATTTTTACAGGAGCGCAAAAAACCGAGTTTGTCAATGAATTAGCTGATTGCTATGGCGAATCGCAGCAGTTAATACAAGTGTTTGCCGATAGCCGTATAGAAGGATTTCGGGATGTGCTCAATGTAGTTAAATCCAAATTAACTACAGAAGAATTTGAAAGTTTCCTCCCTCTAGAAGAGAAGCTAGATGATTTAAAGAATGCCGTGCAACCTTATGATGAAAATGAATTAAATCAAATAGCCCAGGTGGGAGATGATTTGTCTTTAGCTATTTCTGAATCAGTCTTATCAAGGAATGATAAGATTCCTCTTACGGATCAGTTATCGTGGTTATATCAAGATCAAGTAGAAGCTTTGAAATCCTTCGATGTAGTTTTATCTGCTGTAAATTTTGTTAATCAGCATCAAGCTTCTGTATTTAGTACTGTGTCAAGTTTAGTAGAATCATTAATGGGAGTTTTTTCTCCGATTAATTTAGGCCAAGCAAATACAGGAATTAGTAGTGCTGCGTTATCTGGGGCTTTACAAACAGTACGAGCCATTAATTCCCGTTTCAACGAGTTAACAAAGGAACAACAGACCCTAGTTAACAATGCAACAAAGACATTACAGAGTTTTCATGGGGATGAATATATAGGAGCTATATGGGCATATTTTGTAGCGTCTACAGCGCTAGCTAATAATCCTACAGTGACACTTCAACAAGTTAACTCTGCTGTTAAGGAAGCTGCCAAGGAAGTAGAGAATTCAAGTTTTGAGCTTGCTAAATCTTTGAAAACAGAAATGGACGCGATTGCTGGTGCTAATGGTTCATGTACCATTAATAATAGTTCGCCAGCAGAGACCTATACTATTTATTCTCAGAGCCATGGGTCAGTAACTATTAATAATATACTTTTGAATCGGGGATCCATAGGTTTCCTCCCTCAGGTTACTACAGCAGCTCAAGGTCAAGCCGAAGCAACAGCACGGGCTTATTTTCAATTTAAGGGTTTAGCTTTAGTAGAAGATGCAAAGTTGCAGACCAACATTGCGGAAATTCAAACTCAAAAGCAAGATTTTCAGACGATGCAAACGAATATCTATGCTGAGCAATTGATGTCTCAGGCTGTAGGGTTAAAATCGATGGCCCTGCCTTCTGCTGTAGCTACTGTATTAATTGATCGCTATATGCCTAAGGAGGTCGATTTTTTAAATGAGATTTATGGACAGTTATATTATAGCAACTTGGGTTCCTCAGTAGGAAACACGGTTCTTGATGCGATTTCACAATACGTGAACGCAGCTACGTATTTTACTTTTGCAAGTTATGTGGGCCAACAACCTGCAGTAGGCGTAGGGAGTTCAAGTAGTGCGGATAATAAGGATGTATTCCCGGGATCTGCAGAAAGTGCACTCTCTAAGTTAAATACAGAGCGAGAGAAGGCCGCTGCTTATTTGAAAAGTACGCAAGATGCCTTAGTCGTCATTGGTGAGCAAGTAGATCGAGTCAATGCAGATGATAAAATCACCAATGAACAGCGTACGAGAATTTTAGATACTTTGGAAAACTACAAAGATAATTTAAATTCTATATCGGGCTCATTAGTATTATTACAAAACTACCTTTCTCCCTTATCAGTTACCGAAGGTACTGTAGCAGGAACGTTTAAAGTAACGGGAGGCCAAGATCAATGGCAGTCACGATTAGAAATTTTGGAAGACGCTCTGATTTCTGGATTGCCAGGAAACGCCATTGGCGGGGGTATGTTCCCTGTTCAAGCTCTTGTGCAATCCGATCAACAATCGTATGCCGATATGGGGCAGAACTATCAGCTAGAGCTTCAGATGCATTTAACCTCGATGCAGCAGGAATGGACAGTAGTTGCTACTTCTTTACAGTTGTTGAACCAAATGTATTTAAGTTTAGCTCGAAGTCTCGTAGGTTAG
- a CDS encoding CT620/CT621 family type III secretion system effector produces MSSLRIQTTCNTVPGNALFKIKLDHKFSNFNPKAQPAIDIEAINSGLYALKRLATVLDAGTIHASSLFNPQNTIFPSPPTQPKRPKTVPAPKDITKTTQTIASIQEQTAVALVPTILDGLNTLVDSVTEINLSQVSSITLAIVLVTPFKDMTSLNETQQKTVFNNSYEPTDDDLLGQIKKEQAEAIQTGQQALREKLAAAGATEEAITKALQEYEDTFVKDFFDAHVSKQIMTYRSSIGEQTLKMMQSMSEIATQIPTPTQSNIDEVNARTVLLAIFNGLKDAVQKNPALGGDSEVIQTQLALSKYLTQSTLSSNDIDTIYTASVLPSQATLDKYVSSRDGALYREGITSAYQTAVQNLNTVRLSIENEKETLENQLELFQRAQSCFSSWVKLTDTIYNQKQYTSAIVTAAMESYAGLMSLSQIYGYLQPNEKNLVEPYVNKILALKVKNTDVPMSTFIARTLAFQEIADYTLQNFINNKDTIKNYLNQKGQMISTNYSFFSSVGRAVSNISVSSLDSYIKQIQSGQGQQGQASSYYIPDFEQYVNQINIADNANLPSEATTILQQFSQATSAHVEQLQQQIAALEKKYEDLDPSKASFTEERANAVTSWLNSESLGSAFIYLILHSQLPKQSILLNPLIEEINFNNLAANAINELLEITNTFSTTAVYYNFSSYLVESKEGQNLFCGDYYETLVALSKEKDHIFSDIELCRRAYALVQALLTKINNLPGASTSQITEMRNATENYSYALNITFGQLNMLNALLANLTISPQMANNQVKENVFQITGPKDWISTLASLEGFIANGFPDLSVTGGLGPLFTQIQSDQQNYTTQSQTQQLNLQNQMSNVQQEWTLVSTSMQVLNKILSHLAGEIYPN; encoded by the coding sequence ATGTCTTCACTTCGTATACAAACTACATGCAACACAGTTCCTGGAAATGCTTTATTTAAAATTAAATTAGATCATAAGTTTTCTAATTTTAATCCTAAAGCACAGCCCGCAATAGACATAGAAGCAATTAATTCTGGTTTATATGCTTTAAAACGTTTAGCTACTGTTTTAGATGCAGGGACTATTCACGCGTCTTCTTTATTCAACCCGCAAAATACGATCTTCCCTTCTCCTCCTACACAACCAAAACGTCCCAAAACTGTTCCTGCTCCTAAAGATATTACTAAGACCACTCAAACGATTGCCTCTATTCAAGAACAGACAGCAGTTGCATTGGTTCCCACGATTTTAGATGGCCTGAACACGTTAGTTGACTCAGTAACTGAAATCAATCTTTCACAAGTATCTTCAATAACTCTAGCTATTGTTCTAGTCACTCCTTTCAAAGACATGACTTCTCTCAATGAGACGCAGCAAAAAACTGTGTTTAATAATAGTTATGAACCTACGGATGACGATCTCCTAGGACAAATCAAAAAAGAACAAGCAGAAGCAATTCAAACTGGTCAGCAGGCTCTCCGAGAAAAATTAGCCGCTGCAGGAGCTACAGAAGAAGCCATTACAAAAGCTTTACAAGAATACGAAGATACTTTTGTAAAAGATTTTTTTGATGCGCACGTTTCTAAACAAATCATGACTTATCGTAGCTCCATAGGAGAGCAAACGCTAAAAATGATGCAAAGCATGTCAGAGATTGCTACACAAATTCCTACGCCCACACAAAGCAACATAGATGAGGTAAATGCTCGCACTGTTTTACTTGCTATTTTCAATGGCCTTAAGGATGCCGTACAGAAAAATCCTGCTCTTGGAGGAGATAGTGAGGTAATTCAAACACAACTAGCATTAAGCAAATATTTAACACAAAGCACCTTATCTTCAAATGATATAGACACCATCTATACAGCTAGTGTGTTACCAAGCCAAGCCACTTTAGATAAATATGTATCTTCCAGAGATGGAGCATTATATCGTGAAGGCATCACTAGTGCTTACCAAACAGCAGTGCAAAATTTAAATACTGTACGTTTATCCATTGAAAATGAAAAAGAGACGTTAGAAAACCAATTAGAACTCTTTCAAAGAGCGCAAAGTTGTTTCTCTTCTTGGGTAAAACTCACCGATACAATTTACAATCAAAAGCAATATACTTCTGCAATTGTTACTGCAGCGATGGAATCTTATGCTGGATTAATGAGTTTATCGCAGATTTATGGCTATCTGCAACCAAATGAAAAAAACTTAGTGGAACCTTACGTAAATAAGATCCTTGCATTAAAAGTAAAAAATACTGACGTCCCTATGAGCACCTTTATCGCTCGTACTCTTGCCTTTCAAGAAATTGCTGATTATACACTGCAAAACTTTATAAATAATAAAGACACTATAAAAAACTATCTCAATCAGAAAGGACAAATGATTTCTACCAATTATTCCTTTTTCTCTAGTGTTGGGCGAGCAGTGTCTAATATTTCTGTAAGCAGTCTAGATAGTTACATTAAACAAATCCAATCCGGACAAGGGCAACAGGGACAAGCAAGTAGTTATTATATTCCCGACTTTGAGCAATATGTAAATCAAATAAATATTGCCGATAATGCGAATTTACCCTCAGAGGCTACTACGATTCTACAACAATTTTCACAAGCAACCTCAGCACACGTAGAGCAGTTACAACAACAAATAGCGGCTCTGGAAAAAAAATACGAAGATTTAGATCCTTCAAAAGCTAGCTTCACAGAAGAACGAGCAAATGCTGTTACCAGTTGGTTAAATTCGGAAAGTTTAGGATCTGCCTTTATTTATCTGATATTACACTCGCAACTGCCTAAACAATCCATTCTTTTAAATCCTCTGATTGAAGAAATTAACTTTAACAACCTCGCCGCGAATGCTATTAATGAATTACTCGAAATTACTAATACCTTTTCTACAACAGCAGTATACTATAATTTCTCCTCCTATCTTGTTGAAAGTAAGGAAGGCCAAAATTTATTTTGTGGAGATTACTACGAAACTCTTGTAGCTCTATCAAAGGAAAAAGACCATATCTTTTCCGATATTGAGCTTTGCCGACGTGCTTATGCCCTTGTACAAGCATTACTGACAAAAATTAACAATTTACCAGGAGCCTCAACTTCTCAAATCACAGAAATGCGTAATGCTACGGAAAATTATAGCTATGCTCTAAACATCACCTTTGGTCAGCTAAATATGCTAAACGCCTTACTAGCTAACCTCACTATCTCCCCTCAAATGGCAAACAACCAGGTCAAAGAAAATGTATTTCAAATTACAGGACCGAAGGATTGGATCTCTACACTAGCCTCTTTGGAAGGATTTATTGCGAATGGTTTCCCCGATCTTAGTGTTACTGGAGGCTTAGGTCCTTTATTCACTCAAATTCAGTCGGACCAGCAAAATTACACGACACAGAGCCAAACTCAACAACTAAATCTACAAAACCAAATGTCTAACGTACAACAAGAATGGACATTAGTATCCACATCTATGCAGGTGCTAAATAAAATTCTTTCCCATTTAGCTGGTGAAATTTATCCTAATTAG
- a CDS encoding KH domain-containing protein, with protein sequence MKEFLAYIIKNLVDRPDEVHIKEVQGTHTIIYELTVAKPDIGKIIGKEGRTIKAIRTLLVSVASRNNVKVSLEIMEDH encoded by the coding sequence ATGAAAGAATTTTTAGCCTACATTATCAAAAACCTTGTAGACCGCCCAGACGAAGTGCATATTAAAGAAGTTCAGGGGACGCATACCATTATTTACGAATTGACAGTAGCAAAACCTGATATAGGTAAAATTATAGGTAAAGAAGGGCGAACAATCAAAGCCATACGTACTTTACTTGTTTCTGTAGCAAGTAGAAACAATGTCAAAGTCAGCCTAGAAATTATGGAAGACCATTAA